caataccCGATTACCAGTGAAAGTTGACATACAGGGTATGActgatatatttataatataaactaTTTGGTTAAAATACTGCTAAGAGtttgttttgataaaatatatgaaataaatatttattgcataaaaaaagttaaaatttttaaaataatcaatttaattttgttcTAAAGAATATAACATCAGACAAGTATggattaaattatattttgatttaataaacaaaacttttaaataaatatgttttttttcataactatttttaaaccaactaaaaactttataacacttatcaataataatttttttttaaattgttgtTATTCAAAGAATacaaatctttttttaatatcaaatcACTAAGTTCAAAAACCAATTATTAATAGTAAGggaagaaaaattattgttgaCAAAAGAAACAGTTGTtatgattttttatataattaatttttttgataatattgttttaaacttttatatttttaatagttttttaatttattaatattttaaataaaataattattacaattcttatgttaattttaaatatattattttaatttcatagTAAAAGTTATACTTTGATCTTTTCTGATTGTGTTTacatattttgatataaatatgttCGTGATAAATGATgtaaaaaacaactttttttattgttacttttttatttacttttaaaatattttaaaacaagtgatataatataagactaattaattaatgtttcttttgcaataaataaatggattttttacatataaattaagaaattaaaaaaataatttatcatttaatattgttagaaaaaagatattatattaaaaggataaaagataaaaaaaacattttacattaaaaattaaattggtatatataagaaaaaaaaatttcacgTAAATTTATCGTTTTCTTTGtctaaactttttattttaaacatgaTAATAATGAATCTAAATATGAatcttttgatatttttttaagaatatgcttaagaaaagttttaaaatctaagatataataaaagtgatcttatatcattaaaagataaaattaataaaatctttatcatttttgaTATGTGAATGGGACAAAAGCAAAAAGtattattgtatataaaCCAATCATCTATTATTCCATATTATAacattgtaatatttttttttcagtttatctaaataaattaaaacacttaaaactttatattgtatatgattatatatatatagatatatgtataatatatcatattcttatgattttcttttatcattacagtttataatatcattacatagattaaattgtttttcatataatataaaacaaagaAATAATGATGATATCATATTTTGGTATTATTGGCTATAAAAGAAacaaattaattgaaaataatcattttttaacgACGTTTCACATTCcgtaatatatctttttttctgaccataacttttttttttatttttgttaaaataatctatattaaatatggatttttttaaaaatttaaaaccaAGCGATATTTGTATTGAGTTACAAAAAGTTGGTaggttttattttaataaatttcatataattgaaattattatttttagatattgaAGAAGATATGGGCAAAAATAAGGAATATTGTACGGAATGGATTAACAATGTACTTCAAAAGTGTAGTAGCAATTATCATGTAGAAGAACTATACAATGATCTTAAGAGTGGAATTATTCTCTCGGATGTAATATATGCATTTACAGGAGTTAAACTTAAATTAAGCCcagaatcttttttaaataataaacctgtaatgataattaatttacttaTGGTTATCAAAGCCATGGAAAATGATggattatttttagttaatagTAATCCTATTGATATTTATGATGGAAAACCAAAAATTATACTAGGATTGGTTTGGCAAATGATGCTTCATTTTGATATTAGAAATGAAAATGTTCAACAATACCATAGTTTATCACGTTTTTCTACAAATTACtcacttttatttttactaaaaaataaatttattgaatttcctcaacaaaagaaaaaattaataaatgcaATTATTGGTTCtattaaatgtttaacaaaaattgaaATGACAGTTAAAAGTGTTATTGAAAGTGGGAAGTGcaatgaaattattttgtattgGTTAGGagaaaaactttataaatcatatggaattaagataaataatttttcaagtGATTGGCAAAGTGGTATTGCTTTTATGGCATTGATTCATATGTTTCGTCCTGAGTTAATTAATATGGAACTTATTAAGACAAATTCtccaaaatttaatattttgttagcTATTAAATAtgcttcaaaatatttaggAATAAAGAACAGATTAAAAGTAGAAGATATCTTGTCTGAGACTCCTAACGATGGTGCAATAGCATTCTACATCTGTCAATTTATAAgaattgatttaaaaaaaaatagaataaagAGTCAAAGTgttagaaaattattaattgaaaataatgatacaACAAGGCAACTTTTTCCTCAAGAATTTCAATTACTGACAAttgatgaagaaaataaCGGAAATGTTTTAACGGATAAGtataatagaaatttttataaacctGTTGGAAATAATATTCATGAATATcataaagaatatattagAGATTTAGGAGAAAATTATAGTTTGTCATTATTGGCAGATAGTTGTTTTTTTGAAACTGTTTCCTCTTTAGAAAATTTggaatctaaaaaaaattgtggtAGTTTTacagataataataatttagttGAATTGGACGACAATAATTCAATGAATATTGTTTCATATATTtgtgataatattatatttcaagaaaatgaagaatctacaaatatattttatgaaaaaagtattatgtATAACATTGAACATCTTTCTTCATCAACGAAATTAGAACCAAAACATCATGTTGAAAGTAAACTTTCAACTAaagataaaaagatattgaaTAATTCAATGAAAGATAATGGAATTTTTAGTGAGGTTCCTGAACAATctgtttttaattattcaGATGTCAATAGTTACGGAAGCATTGTATATGAAACTGATCCTGAAGAATTTGAAGAAAAATGTTTAGATTATTATGCAGAGATACAAAACTCTTCAGGACATCTTGATGAAAGTGagaaaaaacaattttcCAATTTCTTGGATTCAATTATTGTTGATtcatgtaaaaatattttaacagaAGAGATTATCAATTTATGTTTAATGCCTTTGTTTATGTTACCatttaataaagtatatGAAATGATGAATGGTGGTGAaacaaatgataatatttcttccgatataaatattatacattcACATGAGCAAGAATCTCTAATGGCATCTAATAAGTTGGAAATTTCCGAAGATCagcaaaataaaattaattctaTGATTAGAAATATAGTTTTAGATGTCACAAAAATAACTGACGATCTTAGTTATCATtctaatttagaaaataaaataccaGAAGGACAATTACTTAGAAAAATGattgaaagaaaaattaaaaaattattttacacaGTCGTTAATCCAATCTTTCAATAATTAACAAcgaaatattgtaaatatcAAAAGAGAATTTCAaatgaacaaaaaaattggaaataatctttacataatattataaaaaagttataaatacAGAAACAAgaaataatgaatatatttatatggaTTTGATTTACAatcaattgttaaaattttattgagaATTTTGTATATAGTAATAGAAGAAAAAGTGTAGTTGTGAAGTACTTTTtgaacaattttaaaattagatagaaaaaatttacacaataacttatatttaaacattgaaaatattttttttaacagcATTTTATATAGTTgtatagttttattttactaatttttaactttagaattttaatatgtttagttttttattgaaataaaaaaaatagtaatatttttttattgatttaAGTTGataatttgattaaaaatgttttgattttatcaaataattactaactttattttattgttaatgcTAGTTATTTATAAGATACTTTTGATAGAcgttttatatacatataaattaattttgataaaatagtTAGGTTTTGCAACATTATTCATAATTACCATGGTAACAGaataagaaattatttttacaaaatctatttataaatatttttcttaatatcaTAAGAATGCctaattatcatataaaagaTGGTGAATATACAGCAACaatttattcattaattAAAGATGATAAATACTCTGAAGTAATCAGAATATTACAAGATGAATTAGATAGAACACAAAATGtaagtttaaatttaaagttaattgatatttttatctttgatATAGAATCGTCCAGCTTTATCACTTTTAgcatattgttatttttatacacaAGATTATGTTTTAGCAGCAAATTGTTATGAACAGTTGTGTAACTTACAACCTAAAAATCAAGAATATAGATTAAATTTAGCACAAAGTTACTATAATGCTTTTCAATTTCAGGATGCTTTAACAGCTGTTAATATggtaattattattaatatgttaatttatttttttaatatattttagattGATGATCCAGAATTGGCTCCAAAAGTTTTAAAGTTAGAAGCTGCTATAAGATTTAGAGAGGATGATTTACATAACACACGTATACTAGTAGAACAATTTGAAGAAGATGATTTAGAtgttgaaataaatttagcTTGTATagaatttaaagaaaaaaattataaaaaagcaATGGAACGTTTTCAATCAGCTACTTTTGTTCATGGATACTCACCAGAATTGGCTTATGCAATAGCATTATGTTGTTATGAATTAAAAGACTATTCACAagcattaaaatatattagtgatattattgataaaggAATCCGAGATCATCCGGAATTAGGAATTGGAATGGTTACTGAAGGACTTGAGGTACGATCAGTTGGTAATACATTACTTCTCCATCAAACAGCTTTAATTGAGGcatgtaatttaaaatttgccATTGAATATAACTCTAGAAATATGACTAGAGCAGCTGAAGCATTAACGGATATGCCACCAAGAAGTGAAGAAGAATTAGATCCCATAACATTGCATAATCAGGCTCTGATACATATTGAATCAGATACAAGTGATGCATTTGCAAgattacaatatttattatcacaAAATCCTTTTCCTCCAGAAACATTTCagaatcttttattattatattgtaaatatgaatattatgATTTAGCTGCTGATGTTTTAGCTGAGAATGCTCACCtaacatataaatatctttCACAATATATTTTCGATTATTTTGATGCTATTATTACACAACAAACATCTTCTAATGAtgcttttaataaatttgatgTTATATCAAATGATTTAATTGGAGAAATAAGAAAAGCTACCAAAAAAGCACAAGAATTTAAGGAAgctgaaaataataaagaatataaagATGCACTTGATGAAAtagaagaattaaaaaataaatttattccaGTTCTCATGAGTCAggcaaaaatattttgggACAAAGAAGAATACACAAAAGtagaaaaactttttagAAGATCTGTCGAGTTTGTTGGAGATGATGATACATTTAAACTTAATGTTGCACATACACTTTTTATGATGGATGGTAAACTAGAAGAAGCGGCAAAATTTTATGAAccaattgttaaaaaaagttttgataaTATACTTGATGTTAGTGCTATTGTTTTGGCTAATCTTTGTGTATGTTATATTATGACAACACAAAATGAAGAGGCTGAAGAATTGATGAGAAAAGTTCAAAGAGAAGAAGATATAGCTAACATAAAagataatgataatgaaaatggaaataaaaagtattttcatacatgtataattaatttagtTATTGGTACACTATATTGTTCTAAAGGAAATTATGAATTTGGTATTGGTTGTATAATTAAAGCAATGGATCCTTATGAAAAAAATCTTTCTGTTGATACATGGTATTATTGTAAAAGATGTATTTTATCAATGatagaaaatttatcaaaaagacTACTTAATATGAGAAAAGATGTTGTTCCAAATTGTGTTACATTTCTTGAACAGTGTGAGATATATGGAAGAGATATCAGCATTACTACAGATGATCCATTACATGGTGTTGATGAAATGGGAATAAAAAATACAGTTGCTTATGAAGCAAGATTTCTAcgttcattattattaacattagtggaaaattaaaattttgaaaattatttatttaataactttaataatgtaagaaaaatttaacgataatacaatataaaaaaaaacttatattttttcataaattattcaaaatttaaaaacattttcaacaatttacttataactttaattagaaaattactagaaatataaaacttgGTACAATGAGCTTCATTAACCATTTCATTTATATctcatatattaaaaataaatcttaattttttaaagttctTGAGATATAATACTTAGTATCTTTGTATGCTTAATTCTTTGTTATCGTTTTCTATATTTCAGAAGtgataaagatataaaaattattttgagaCAGGTcttataagaaaatttacTAGAagttaataacaaaaatccCCATAGTTTTTTCATTACTTTGAAAGGAAACATATAATACCCGGATACCCTTGGTAGTAGTGCAAGatggaaatttttctaaaatattcattgttcccaacttttcagtatctcagAAAATACTCATCCTATGAAGATGAGActagtttcattcgatttctaaTCAAAAGTTGACCTAGATGAATAATTTTCAGAGctataactttattatttttagagatataaaaattggtgaaaattttctagatttctGATTTTACCTCTAAAAATGCGACCAAAAAtgaacaactttttttggaatttaaatataccattatagtcattcgatagctcttgaaatgggatgaattttgaatataatcaacaatattcga
This Strongyloides ratti genome assembly S_ratti_ED321, chromosome : 2 DNA region includes the following protein-coding sequences:
- a CDS encoding Spectrin beta chain, erythrocytic codes for the protein MDFFKNLKPSDICIELQKVDIEEDMGKNKEYCTEWINNVLQKCSSNYHVEELYNDLKSGIILSDVIYAFTGVKLKLSPESFLNNKPVMIINLLMVIKAMENDGLFLVNSNPIDIYDGKPKIILGLVWQMMLHFDIRNENVQQYHSLSRFSTNYSLLFLLKNKFIEFPQQKKKLINAIIGSIKCLTKIEMTVKSVIESGKCNEIILYWLGEKLYKSYGIKINNFSSDWQSGIAFMALIHMFRPELINMELIKTNSPKFNILLAIKYASKYLGIKNRLKVEDILSETPNDGAIAFYICQFIRIDLKKNRIKSQSVRKLLIENNDTTRQLFPQEFQLLTIDEENNGNVLTDKYNRNFYKPVGNNIHEYHKEYIRDLGENYSLSLLADSCFFETVSSLENLESKKNCGSFTDNNNLVELDDNNSMNIVSYICDNIIFQENEESTNIFYEKSIMYNIEHLSSSTKLEPKHHVESKLSTKDKKILNNSMKDNGIFSEVPEQSVFNYSDVNSYGSIVYETDPEEFEEKCLDYYAEIQNSSGHLDESEKKQFSNFLDSIIVDSCKNILTEEIINLCLMPLFMLPFNKVYEMMNGGETNDNISSDINIIHSHEQESLMASNKLEISEDQQNKINSMIRNIVLDVTKITDDLSYHSNLENKIPEGQLLRKMIERKIKKLFYTVVNPIFQ
- a CDS encoding Tetratricopeptide repeat protein 30B codes for the protein MPNYHIKDGEYTATIYSLIKDDKYSEVIRILQDELDRTQNNRPALSLLAYCYFYTQDYVLAANCYEQLCNLQPKNQEYRLNLAQSYYNAFQFQDALTAVNMIDDPELAPKVLKLEAAIRFREDDLHNTRILVEQFEEDDLDVEINLACIEFKEKNYKKAMERFQSATFVHGYSPELAYAIALCCYELKDYSQALKYISDIIDKGIRDHPELGIGMVTEGLEVRSVGNTLLLHQTALIEACNLKFAIEYNSRNMTRAAEALTDMPPRSEEELDPITLHNQALIHIESDTSDAFARLQYLLSQNPFPPETFQNLLLLYCKYEYYDLAADVLAENAHLTYKYLSQYIFDYFDAIITQQTSSNDAFNKFDVISNDLIGEIRKATKKAQEFKEAENNKEYKDALDEIEELKNKFIPVLMSQAKIFWDKEEYTKVEKLFRRSVEFVGDDDTFKLNVAHTLFMMDGKLEEAAKFYEPIVKKSFDNILDVSAIVLANLCVCYIMTTQNEEAEELMRKVQREEDIANIKDNDNENGNKKYFHTCIINLVIGTLYCSKGNYEFGIGCIIKAMDPYEKNLSVDTWYYCKRCILSMIENLSKRLLNMRKDVVPNCVTFLEQCEIYGRDISITTDDPLHGVDEMGIKNTVAYEARFLRSLLLTLVEN